The genomic region ATAATGCGGAGGTTGAAGGGGAGGGTTAAAATTTACACGTCAGCTGATGATAAAGAACCAACTACCAAAGTTCTTCTGAAGTTAAACTAAATTTTGAATGAGCTGTGTTTCAACCCTTGTCTCTATGGAGTAACCCAGACAATTGGGTGTAAAAATTCTCCAAAGTTCTCCATTTGAGACTTCTACAAACATCTGAGCCAAACTGAACTCCAAAAGTATTCAGTTTGCTGTCAGATCTATACATCTTGGACAGATCAGGCTGTGTAGAATTTATCTTCTTATCTTTTTTGGTCAGCTAAAAACTGGATCTAAAATAATTCACTGAAAGAGCTACTAAGCTTTTAGTGATGAACAGAAAATGAATAGATCTGCTTGCATGATCACGGATCAATAGAAAAGGACCAAATTTGAACTCTTCCTTATTTTAACACCCACATTGCTCAATGAAAATCCCAATGAACTTTGTGATATCTAACACTACAAAACACTCAGAAAAACTAATCTACAAGGAATTCAAAAGCACCATCCATTGAGGTTTTTAGATTTCTTTCAAGTATATGAAATCATAAATTTGTATATTCTCTTATAAATGCAGGCCTTTTTACAGTCTGCAGAAGTTTTTCTCTGGCTGTAACTTTTTCAGGATTTCAACTCCTGCATGTGTGGACTGCAGAAGCACATGTGACATAACAATGTGTATGTTTTCTTAATAATTTAGAAAccattatatattatttttatatcattattttcatacatataaattatatttactGTGTGCAAGCCAGTCTGAAACACTTTGAATCACTCAAGAACTGCTGTATGAAGGTTCTGCAGTAAATTCACCCTTGGAATTTGATGAAACTATACTGACCACATGGTTagttcattttctttgcttgctttctttgtctttctttattTACCTTTGTTGTTCTCTCATGTGGTGAAGACCTTTGAggcttcctttttcctttgtttaaggAATATGCTGATATACAATGATATTTCTAATTGCTGAAATTatatgctgtgattttttttttcaagtaatctGCTGCCCTAGTGAAGAAAGGAATGTATTCAAAACTCTCCAGAACAACATAATGCTTTTCAGATGCATTCTCCTTCACAAGTGATGACCGTaaagttcttaaaaatattgACTGAAAGATATGGTTTACTGAAGCTACAGTGTAGTAATAGTAAACAAATTCATTTATATCCTAGAAAGTTTAAACTGCAGAATGCATATTcttataaaaaaatgcatagaacCTTTTCTggagtttggaaaaaaaaaaagaggtattttGATGAAAACGGGGAAAGTATAGAGAAAATACTGGcaagttgaaaaaaaagttgacatttttcaacaaaaataataatcataaaACCTTTGACGTGAATTTCAAgagctttcagctgaaattcgaaaaaatctgttttgaaatgtCACTCCAGTTCATCTTAGAATTTGGTCTTTCTGCTTTGCACATGTAACAGCCTGGAGTTCCTGGCCAGATTTCACGCCTATCAGTGCCCCAGTGGGGCTGCTGCAATATTGCAATGGATTTTGGGAAGTCACCAGTCACAAGAAACATGAGCAAGTTTGCCCATGTGGCAGGCTTGGCCAGTAGCCCTAGAGTAGTAGGCAGAATACATTTCAGCTTTAAGTTCCCTTTATTCATTACAACAACACTCCAAACAAATGTCTTCCTTTCAGTCAAAGGTTAGTCACTAACTTTGGCTAAGCCAAGAGCCTAAAACCTTCCAGTTTTCATAATTTTTGCTTATTATCTAGACTtcaaacttttcacagaatgcATCTCTCtctttgatttaaaataaaaacagatggaAACTGTTCACTTCACCAAATGTACCACCGATATATTCAGTGATACCTGGGGAGCAAATTGTATAGCCCCTTTATATATTAGGTTTGTCCCAACCATTTGACCCCGACTATGTTCTTTCTACATTGTTCTTGTGATTCGTCCTTTGTTTTCTCCATATCAAGATTTTTTCTAAACTCTTTGAGAGCTTCTCTGACTGATAGCCATAGAAAATCACCCTCACAAGAGAGTATCCTTttccataattttttaattcctttggaaaacaccaccaccaataataacaaaaatgaaaggTTCATCAAAAGCCATGCTGCTGTAAGGCTCAGGGtgagaaaactgaaaacttcAGTGGATGCTAGGAACAAGTGTAACATTTGGCATCTAGTTCTCTGAAAGTTTATAACTCAAGATGGTATAATGTAATATACACATAGAAGAGGTATTGTTGTCATATATCATCAGATATGACTACAGTCTCTGCAGTGTtccagcttctttttttcttttccatcatctGTACAGCTAATATCAGATGATAACACTGAGATCCACCAATTCTTTACTAATGCCCTGCTCAAAACTAGGGCCAGAGTGTGACGTCGTGCTTGCTACCTCCCTCCAGTGCCTCTTGCTTGCTTTGTCTATCTGTCTCCCTGTCAGATGCCATTACATACATCTTCATCTGCCTCTCATGCATATTTCTATAAATTAACTGTGACAtacagtcttttctttttacaggaAGGATTCAGAACACTACCTTTAGTCATGTGAGATCATTTACTGTATCTCTGAGAAAGCTATTTTTAAGGGTCTTGATTTAGGAATGAAAGAAAGGATAAAGCAGTTCAGTAGAAATTATCTTCTTAATGGTAAAATCTGAATTATACATTAAAGTACCACTTATTCAATGAGCTTTATTATTCTGCCTAAAAAGGCAGAGACATTTATGTGTTTTGTATGCTTAGAAAGTTTTATTAGCTTGAGTAAAAGGTTATTATTATTCAATTGAataactgaattttaaattattggTACTGCACTTCACATTAGAACTGATTTTCCAGATACATTTGATTATGTTAAATTTGCCTTTTAATCCTCTGTCTGGGGACCATTGTCTTGAATTGTGTACTGTTTTTGACCTACTGCAGATGGATCCTAATAGACATACAGAGTCCAGTCTCACATATTCCATGTAAATTACTGTGCATACCTCTTCAAGTCACATCACACTGGAGGCTATCTGGTGTCATATAATCCTGGATACTGATACGTGGAAAATCTTTCCAGGTGATTAATGCGATAGGCATCTAATTTTCCTGCAAAGCACTATTGCAGGGCTGCAGTGTTTACATGAATGCCAGACTCAGGGATATGAAACAGACATTTAGAAAAGTTAATAATCTGTGCCTAATCCCCTTCAAGAATTATCTGTTGGTATTTCTATAAATAATTGCAGCTTTATTTCTTGTCACTAATTGAATCACATATTAATTTGTTAGGCATGGTGTTCATTAAAAAACTTGTATATTTGCTATAAATCCCATCGCATGGGTGAAATAATAATGTGTAAGGCTAGATATAAAATATCTTGCATTTGAAAAACATATTATGCTAAAAAATCACTAAATaactttgctttgtttatttgtttgcttgatGCTCAAGAGAAAGTGCCCTTCAAAAAGGTTTCTCATTTGCTAGAAACATAAGATTTGTCCCTGACAGCACAGTCAGAAGCTGTGGTTCCTGAACACTGAAATTCTTTATTAAGATAACAAACATTAAACAAAACCACCCAACATAGTGAAATATCAAGGTAGATAGCCCCAAAGTGGAATACTTTCTGAGCACTGATTCTTCACTGTTACATTCTGTACTGTGCTGACAATGTCGGCATGGCCAAAGGTGCTGCACTTGTTTGCATGTACCTATGAATTACATAATTGTCTGCTGTTATCAGACTGCTGCTACCTCTGCTAAAGCATTTTTCCCTCAACCATGGACTGCCCATTAACTTCACTAGAAGCAGAATCAGTCTTCTACAGCCTTCTATAATTTTGAGCAAATTGTGTTTTAGAAAGTAATCATTGGTTCCTGAGACTTGACATAGGATAGAAAGTACTTTTAAAGTGGCTTTGAATAGTCTTAATTAGCTCAAGAATTACAGGCTCATTCCTCTCTTACACTGCCATTACAAACATTTATATCAAGCGATTTCAACAGAGTTGCTTCTGTTTTACACTGGTgcgaggaaaaaaaaatgttgcataAATTGTTAACAGCTCTTTCATACTGCCTTTTTATTACCAGATAAAACTTTGATGAAGGACATTCACAGAAGATCAATATGAGAAACCACAGAAGACATGACTTTTATGCTACTGCCTGATGCTAAAAACCTAAGAAATAAGTATTTGGTTTTGAAGCTCTTACTTAAGCCGATGATTGGTTTGATGctgtttttcctgaaagaaatatATCACCTTTAGGATACATACAGACTCCTGAGTAAAGCTACTCCACAGCTCTGATTGCAGGGATGCAGGAAAGAGAATGGAGTGCAGTTAGTCATCTAGTAATGAGCAACTTCATCTGACAACCTTTGTTTGATGGAATAAGGAGCGACCCTTGTTTCTTTACTTCACTGTACactgctcccagctgctgtgACACACCGCTGCAGGCATCCCAAAAGGCTCTGCAGGAAAGGATGCATATCTCAGGAGGAGGACTAAGAGCTTTGGGGAATTTTGGGTTCTTCTTCCAAAGAACTAGGAAATTGCCTCATTGATGACGATCTTCACCTGTAGTTTATAAAGGTCAGCACACAGCTGTGGGGTAAACAACAAATAGTATTGAACTGGCCAGTAATATACTGTCTGTGGGCTAATATAGCTCAGCATATACTCACTGCTGAaagtaaattaaacattttccttGAGATTCACTTAGATAGCAGTGTTTGTTTATGTAGTGCTTTATCTGCGTATGAAGAAGTGAGCAGGAGTTAAAGTGCAACTGCAATCACATATAGTAAATCCAATCTATATTAATATTCCTCCAGCCTAGTAGCTGGCAAATACAAGTTTCTGTACTTTTAGCAGTCTGCCTTAATTTGTTTCTGTCAAATGAAGAGCAAACATTTTATCACAGgcttgttgttggttttttacCCTAGAGAAACCCAAACACACCAACACTGAAGGTTACAGAGGTGGATATTTTTAGAAAGTTTACTCTTCACACAGTTAATTAAGACTATCATAATTTACTTGCTTTCCTCCAACTGTTACTAAAGCCATCCACAGACTTTGAAATCCAAGTATTATGAAGTGGAAATGCCTGTGCAGGGAAGTGCTCTGGTATGACTGAGTCTTGTTGACTTGCTTAATCCCAAACTCAGTTGtgctcctttttctctctgaggTAGTTGAAGAGGACGTCCAGTCCCCCCTCAATGACCTCCGGCAGGGGCCGGGATAAGGGGTTGTGGGCAATGTGGAGACCTTTGTCCATCGGGTTCCATGCGATGCGTGGCAGTCGGTGCAACAGGTAAAGGTCATCTGGGAGAGTCTGTATGGCATTGTAATCGACGTTTAATAACTCCAGGGTGGTGATGAAGCAGAGAGACCGTGGCAAGGTGCGTATATTATTATTCTCTATTATAAAGATTTGCAGATTGACCAGATACTGGACACTCTCTGCGATGTTTTCAAGCTTATTGGACCCTAGGTGCAAGAAGTCTAAGCTCCTCAGTGCAAAAACACAGAGGGGAATTTGCGCAAAGCGATTGTTACTGAGGTTCAGTTTCCTCAAACTTGTCAAGTCAGTGAAGCTAAAAGGCAGTTGCGAGATGCTGTTGTGAGAGAGGCTCAAAACTTCCAGTTTCCTGCACAAGCTGAGCTCTGCAGGCACTTCTGTCAGGCAATTCATATTGACAAACAAGACTTTCAGGTTCCTCAGCAGCCCAATCTCTTTAGGCAGACACTTGAGGCAGTTGCCACCCAAGTTCAGCACTACCAGCCTGTCCAGTTTCCCCACTGAAGGAGGAATCACCACCAGCTGGTTGCGTGAAAGGTTCAGTTTCTGCACTTCAGGCAGTCCCCACAAGAAGTCAGGCGTGCTGGTCATCCCTTTCATTATGAGGCTCAAACTGACATAACGCAATCCCCGTTTCAGCAGTGACTTGGGCTCTTTTCCTGAGAGAAGGGCATCTTCCCACGCAGGCAACTTTGGACCTTTCCTCAGAAAAACCATGCTGCTTCCCCCCTCGTTCTTTGAGTGCTCTGATCCCATAACAACCCGTATCCCTTCTGAGAGATGAAGTGAGGTTTTCTTCCCTTGTAAGTGCTACGCCAACATGCAAACACGAACAGAGGATGACCGCTTGCAGGAGGCAGGAAAGTCAAAGCAAGGAGATAAGGAGGAGCCTGTGAAGTGCATCTCAGTCCATCGGGGTAGTTTCCATAGTTGCTGAGGGAAAGTTTCACTTTTGGGAGCTTATGTTGGTCTTGGTGCACAGTCTGTAATAAAATACTTGCTCCTGACTTATGAGCAAACCTGTTTAATTCAAACTGAATGCCACGAGGCAGCTGTCACTGTCATTTGGCCTGGGCTTTATTGGACAGATATGTATCTTCACTGCAAAAAGGTCACAAGGATGCTGTATATAACTTCACCATGTCAGCTTTCCTGGCTATCTGGTACATACCATAACAGCAGGACAATTAACAAGAGTGACTTCAAATAACAAACAAGCAAGCTatagaagaaagcaagcaaacaaataagCCATCATTTTGATTCAGATTTAAAGGACATTTTcacaatcagttttattttcatgttcctGATTTCACTGAAGCAGTTACCAGTCCACAGGAAAACTTTGCACACTGGAAAAATGCTGGTATACTTCTCATGTGagtctgtgtttaatgtttagtcaaaaaaaaaaaagaaaaagaaaaaaagagtaataaTCATCTCATAGAAAGTGCTAGATTTAATATCCCATTTGTAATGAGGataggccttttttttttttttctttcagaaagggTACCACCTTCACTGCAGCAATGACCTTTTCCTGTGGTATCTGGGCCCACTTGGATAATTGCTTGCTACCCACGTTGTCAAGTGTGAGAAGTCATACCACGCAGTTCTGCCCAAATTACTCTGTCCTAAATGTACTGTGCTACTTTCATATCTATCAGACAGATTTTGGGGGTCTGATTCTTTTGTGCTGCAGAAAATGCAGCCACTTAATGTCCCTCTCCCTGTGAATTTTACTGTCTTTCTAGGCTattttggggtacagggggaCTAACAGTCAAATAGCTATAAATGACATTTAACTCCAGGATAGAAGGACTGAtaggagaggaaggaagcagTGAGGTATATTAATAATCGACAACAGCTGAAGCTAGCTCTGCTGATGAAAGGAAATTGTATTGCTAAAGGAATACGCAGTGAGTTTAAAATCAAAGGGAATCTAAAAAGAATACACAAAAACTTCAGGCACTGTTTAAACTAGGTGAAAATTGTAGCAAATATTACAAGACTTTCAGGGCTTTTCCTCTCCAGTGGCTCTGTGGTGAATATGCTTTTCTGCTGCCTGAGAGATTTGGTGATGGATGTACTCTCTCTTCATCACTTCATTTCCCAAAACCTCACCTTAAACTTCTGTGTTAGCTCAGATGCTAAAGGACTGTGCACAAAGCTGCAGATGGGAGTAAGGGCATTCCAGCAACCTCTTTGGAGTCAGCCCCCACAGATCCTCCTTACTGCCAAGCACCACTCAGTCtcttcagttttgggtccctcatgGAACTGCACCTGCTCtttaggagaggagaaagaggtgtCATCCCTTCAGTCATATCTGGTGATCAGGGTCCTACAACAGGAGAGGAGCGAGCCAGGACCAGTGAGAAATGCAAGATGGTGGTGAGATAAGTGAGCCACATGGTTAAAATGTGCACCTTAACAGGTCTGCGACGCAAAACCAACTGGTCCTGAGGCTGAAATACAGCATCCCTGGGAGTGCCTGGTTATGCCTGAAAATGGCTGAGGCTAGTTATAGCTGTTTGGTTAGAGCAGGTTGGCAGTCTGAGACTCGCAGATCCCTCCCTCGCAAGCATTGCCTGCCAATATTTGTCAGTTTACAGACAAACATTGTATTTAATTGTATCACAGCCATAAGTGCTGACTCGGTGTTCCTGTTAATCATCATCATAACACACTGCCCAGAGTGGCAGAGATAACCCTGCTGCTGTAGGTAGAGAAGCTGCTCACTGGGGAGAGGAAACCCAGTGACAGGCTAAGCTCAAGATAGATTTCGCCTTGCATGACAGGAGAACCTAAGGTTAAATTGTGACTTTCCAGCCCAAGCTGGTGGAGAAGTGAAAACGAGAGCCTCTCACAAGCCATGACTGTAGGTCATCTGCTCAGCTGGTGTTAAAAACACACCTATTATCATAGAGCCTAAATTATTTGAATAACACAATCTTTTCTCCAGTGGCAAACACTGGGGCaagaaaaaagccttttagAGAGCATTTACAAAGTCAggcattttccttcctttaattttatttctggaagGACAAACCTGCCTCAGCTCTGCCCCAATATCCCTCCCTGTGGCTGGGCTCACACATGTGCCCATGTCCCTGTGGTTGCTTCAGAGCTCTTTCTTTGGGAGGTCACTTTTagtaacaaacaaaaataaaacataaaggaAGCGCAGCCTCCCTGTAGCCACAGTCTCCCCTCTGGAGATATTTTTGGATGAGAACGTCGTCCCTGTATCCAAAATGCATTAGAGTTCATTGCCCAGGGACTTGGCAGAGCCTGGTCCTGCCTCTCACCACAGAAATCTCCATTTCCTAACAGCATGACTCAGCCAAAGAGCTCTGTACACTTCCCTGGTTTTGCATCACGCCACCTATTTGAAACTAAGCCTGTGATATAGCCCTGCACAGTCTGGTTCAGACCTGTTGGAAAGCTTCACCCAGGGCTTTCTATTACGCAAAAATGCTCACTCTGCTTTAGGTTCTTAGTATTACTTGCTATTGCATTGCTGTATCTCCATTGCctggcagggcagcagcagcaagaccAAAGGGGattcaaaaaagaaattctacatCTGCAGCTTCCATTGTCTGGCTCCCCTCCTGCCTGTGCAAGTACCATATCCGctgcatgaagaaaaaaaaataatttccttttctttgttctccAACAGAAAAACAGGCTATTGAGCACGTATGCAGTTGTGGAGACTCTGAGGtaacaaaattaaattcctTTCTGGAAATCGGGATAATAGCACCACAGTGGCCTCACCTGGACATCTCAGGAACTAAACTTCCGAACAAAAAAGAATCCCTCTTCTATTGGTGTCCTGGATGGATTTTGTCAGACACTTTCCCATTCCCTTTGTCTGAGTTGCCTGCTGTCCTGCCCCATGCGATGCTGTGCTGTGAGGACAGTCCGATTCCTTTGGGCTTCCCTTAGGTAACTGAGCCAATGAAACACTGACCTGTGTCAACATAGCctggcagaaagcagaaattaatttcatgcaCGTAAGTTtggcaggggggaaaaaaaacccaaatgggTGGGATTTACATGATTCAGTGTAGTCGATAATGGCTTTGCAGATTAAACAAAAACGTTACAATGTAGGGGGAAAAATGACCCAAAATTTGCTGAAAAACTTTGTAGTCTAACTaatataataaaagaaattgCACTATTAGCAATAATAAAAATCTGCTAAACTGACAAAAATGACAAgctatattttcttctgttctttgacAATGcaaatgattaatttttttgaaggaaGCAGGATTGTCAGCAGCGAAAAAACCAGTAAGACAAGTTCACAAAGACTTGGAATTTTGAAGTCTATTGTCTTGAAGCTCTTTTATTTCCCTGCAGGTTTGGAGTCTCCAGAATATGCTTTGGAAacattttcaagcttttctcTGCAACTGCGCGGGGAGGCTGGTGTATCAGAGGTGATAAATAATGGTCCGTTGTGGGACATGATATAGACaaattatatacatatatacacgcacatacacacatatatatatatagttaaaCTATTGTTCACTCAAATTGCAAAGTAGTGGATTAGCTTAAGCAACAATTCTTAGCCAGTTTGCAGTGAGAAAGTATGCGGCTGTTTGTTCTTGTCTAGGCAGATAACAAGGAGGGACTTggataaaaaagcagaaaaacatttgGAACTGCCTGGTATTTACAAGACCTTGAAGCAGAGCCCAAGGAGCATGAGTAGCTGGGTAAGATGTTACAAAAACAGGGCCTGGTGTTGAAATCACTGTTAAAGAGGGACAAATAACAAGCTGGCACTCAGCCTGTTCATACGCTGGCCACACGAGGTGTGAGTGATGCTGCTAACCGTTTTTTGCAGTCCCTGAGAGGAGTGtaaaggagctgggctggacaGGTGGGGGTTGAGAAGGAATACATGTGTGTCTTAAGGGGGTGCCCTGGAAGTGCGGTATGTATTGACTCTAATGGTCCAGGCACCATGctgcatctccttctcctgctcagTGAGCCGGCACCATCTGGCAGGTCTGTAAGtttgtaaattttaaaatagtcAGGTGTAATAGGTTAAGGTATAATagtgtatttgaaaaataaagcacatttgATTTGACCATGGTTTAGTGGTCTTATCTTTGCACTCTGGTAGCTATAGACGAACCTGACACAGCCTGGACAATTGCAttggttttaaataaatgttgaaAACATCAACTAATTACTTTCCCATAGCATTTGAGCTTTTAATAAAACATCCAATAGCATCAGACTTTTAATGAAATCATAGCTGTCTTGACATACTGAActtaaatttccttttcctgcaaACTCAGATTCTGTCATCTCTTTTAAACTAGTGATCATACAATATATACCTATAGTTTCATCAGCGTTTACCTATAATTTTATAATTGATTTTGAAGCAAATTTCATGTTCTCTATGGAATCCAAATTTTATATAGTTCCTCTGGCt from Phaenicophaeus curvirostris isolate KB17595 chromosome 3, BPBGC_Pcur_1.0, whole genome shotgun sequence harbors:
- the LRRC30 gene encoding leucine-rich repeat-containing protein 30, with product MGSEHSKNEGGSSMVFLRKGPKLPAWEDALLSGKEPKSLLKRGLRYVSLSLIMKGMTSTPDFLWGLPEVQKLNLSRNQLVVIPPSVGKLDRLVVLNLGGNCLKCLPKEIGLLRNLKVLFVNMNCLTEVPAELSLCRKLEVLSLSHNSISQLPFSFTDLTSLRKLNLSNNRFAQIPLCVFALRSLDFLHLGSNKLENIAESVQYLVNLQIFIIENNNIRTLPRSLCFITTLELLNVDYNAIQTLPDDLYLLHRLPRIAWNPMDKGLHIAHNPLSRPLPEVIEGGLDVLFNYLREKKEHN